The Streptomyces venezuelae genomic interval ACACCGGTGGCACCTCGCCGCTGGCGCTCGCCAACCGCGAGATCGGCGCGCTGCCCCCGCAGGCCAAGGCCGCCGCCGGAAAGATCGTGGGCCAGGCCCGCGGCGTCGTCTCCAAGGCGCTCGCCGCCCGCCAGACCGAGCTGGAGGCCGAGCGGGACGCCCGCGTCCTCGTCGAGGAGGCCGTCGACGTCACCCTGCCGTACGACCGTGTCCCGGCCGGCGCCCGGCACCCGCTGACGACGCTCATGGAGCGCGTCGCGGACGTCTTCGTCTCCATGGGATACGAGGTCGCCGAGGGCCCCGAGGTCGAGGCGGAGTGGTTCAACTTCGACGCCCTCAACTTCGTCCCGGACCACCCGGCGCGCCAGATGCAGGACACGTTCTTCGTCCAGGGGCCGGAAGGCACCACGGGCGACGAGTCCGGCGTCGTCCTGCGCACGCACACCTCGCCGGTCCAGGCCCGCACCCTCATCGACCGGGAGCCCCCGGTCTACGTGGTGTGCCCCGGCCGCGTCTACCGCACCGACGAGCTCGACGCCACGCACACCCCGGTCTTCCACCAGATCGAGCTGCTCGCCGTCGACGAGGGCCTCA includes:
- the pheS gene encoding phenylalanine--tRNA ligase subunit alpha, with translation MSAPNKSYDPVEVEALKPEEIERMRDEALAAFAAAGDLDALAHAKTAHTGGTSPLALANREIGALPPQAKAAAGKIVGQARGVVSKALAARQTELEAERDARVLVEEAVDVTLPYDRVPAGARHPLTTLMERVADVFVSMGYEVAEGPEVEAEWFNFDALNFVPDHPARQMQDTFFVQGPEGTTGDESGVVLRTHTSPVQARTLIDREPPVYVVCPGRVYRTDELDATHTPVFHQIELLAVDEGLTMADLKGTLDHMVQALFGPDMKTRLRPNFFPFTEPSAEMDMLCYVCRGESVGNPDRPCRTCGSEGWIELGGCGMVNPKVLVACGVDPEKYSGFAFGFGIERMLMFRHNVDDMRDMVEGDVRFTRPFGMEI